CACGGCTCACACCAGCGGCAAAAGCCTTGTCCTTAAATTTGCTCTTGATGGATTTGATTTCGGTGATGTCTCGGATATCCTTCGTTGGGCGCACCAGGGCCACAGCCGTAATCAAGCCGGTCAGTTCGTCTACTGCATACAGCGCTTTCTCCATAATGGTCCTGCGCTCAATGCCAAGGTAGTCTGCGTGAGATTCTATAGCGCGTGCGATCTCCTCTGGCCAGCCCCGTTCACGTAGGATCCTGGCTCCTTCGGCAGCATGGGGAGGCATTGTGGGGAATTTTTCATAGTCAAAGTCGTGGATCAGCCCAACAACGCCCCATTTTTCTTCATCTTCGCCTAATTTGCGGGCGTACGCCCTCATCGCTGCTTCTACCGCTAGGGCGTGCTTAATTAGGCTTTGATTTTGGGTGAATTCGGTCAACAGTTTCCATGCATCTTCACGGTTCATAGT
This Chloroflexota bacterium DNA region includes the following protein-coding sequences:
- a CDS encoding HDIG domain-containing protein, giving the protein MNREDAWKLLTEFTQNQSLIKHALAVEAAMRAYARKLGEDEEKWGVVGLIHDFDYEKFPTMPPHAAEGARILRERGWPEEIARAIESHADYLGIERRTIMEKALYAVDELTGLITAVALVRPTKDIRDITEIKSIKSKFKDKAFAAGVSREDILRGAEALGVDLWGEHVPLVLEAMKGIAEELGLAGQGNR